The following are from one region of the bacterium genome:
- a CDS encoding sugar ABC transporter permease: MAKERKEILYGFLFLLPALIILFIFKVLPILFAFNISFHEWGIAGDKGFVGLQNYKFLLQDRYFWQALWNTFLYTLFSVPLSIILALLIAYLLNQSIKGVGLFRTIFFLPVITSLVAVSVVWKWLYNPQRGLFNSILSLLGLPTLKWLEEPRGIFELLIGKDLPFLLEGPSLALFSLVILSVWKSLGYNIVIFIAGLKNISETYYEAAKIDGANRWQTIKHVMLPLLSPTTFYVFIMTTISSFQVFAPVWLMTGPPTGGPLGKTSVVVYYLFRKGYEEYQVGYGSAIAFVFFVIILAITVLQRKISEKRVYYEV; encoded by the coding sequence ATGGCAAAAGAGCGGAAAGAGATTTTATATGGTTTCCTTTTTCTCCTGCCCGCTCTCATAATACTTTTTATATTCAAGGTTTTACCCATACTCTTCGCTTTCAATATCTCTTTTCACGAATGGGGAATTGCTGGAGACAAGGGTTTTGTTGGACTTCAGAATTACAAATTTTTGCTTCAAGACAGGTATTTTTGGCAGGCTCTATGGAATACCTTTCTCTACACACTTTTCTCTGTTCCTCTTAGCATTATACTGGCCCTCTTAATTGCTTACCTCCTAAATCAGAGCATTAAGGGCGTCGGACTTTTCAGAACTATCTTTTTCCTGCCTGTCATTACTTCTCTGGTAGCCGTTTCGGTAGTATGGAAATGGCTTTATAACCCCCAGAGGGGGCTTTTTAACTCTATTTTATCCTTGTTAGGACTCCCAACCTTAAAATGGCTTGAGGAACCACGAGGAATCTTTGAACTTCTTATAGGTAAAGACCTTCCTTTTCTCCTTGAGGGTCCTTCTTTAGCCCTGTTTTCCCTTGTTATTCTAAGTGTTTGGAAATCACTTGGGTACAATATAGTTATTTTCATAGCTGGTCTCAAAAACATTTCGGAGACTTACTACGAGGCTGCAAAAATTGACGGAGCCAATAGATGGCAAACAATAAAACATGTAATGCTGCCGCTCTTATCACCAACAACTTTCTATGTTTTCATAATGACCACCATATCTTCCTTTCAGGTTTTCGCTCCTGTCTGGTTGATGACTGGGCCTCCTACTGGAGGTCCATTAGGGAAGACTTCTGTGGTTGTCTATTACCTCTTCAGAAAAGGATATGAAGAATATCAAGTAGGTTATGGCTCTGCTATTGCCTTCGTGTTCTTTGTGATCATTCTTGCAATAACTGTCTTACAGAGAAAGATAAGCGAAAAGAGGGTTTACTATGAAGTTTAA
- a CDS encoding Nif3-like dinuclear metal center hexameric protein produces the protein MRAREIAEYLDKVLRTKEIPDSSLNGLILDNSHDIRRIGLAVDFNIPSIKKGVEENVDMIIFHHGPYWGTPLPLVGALYERFKLLFQNDIAAYVSHLPLDMHPEFGNNAYAMKLLGIEEHTEFGEYHGIKIGREFVFKKPKKLEDFISLLEEKIGKVILHWDFGKREITKGAFVSGDAVSTLSEAIEKGLDVLVVGEPRHYAYSVANDGKINVIFLGHYQSETLGLRAIAEHLKEKFSLDYVFLPAPTGL, from the coding sequence ATGAGAGCCAGGGAAATTGCGGAATATCTTGATAAAGTCTTAAGAACAAAAGAAATTCCTGATTCTTCATTAAATGGTTTAATTCTTGACAATTCTCACGATATTAGAAGAATCGGCCTTGCCGTGGATTTTAATATACCTTCTATAAAAAAAGGTGTTGAGGAAAATGTGGATATGATTATATTTCATCACGGTCCTTACTGGGGCACTCCCCTACCCTTGGTTGGTGCCTTGTATGAAAGATTCAAACTTCTTTTTCAGAACGATATTGCTGCTTATGTTTCCCATTTGCCCTTGGATATGCATCCTGAATTTGGAAACAATGCATACGCAATGAAATTACTGGGAATAGAAGAGCATACAGAATTTGGCGAATATCACGGTATCAAAATAGGAAGAGAATTTGTATTTAAGAAGCCTAAAAAACTTGAAGATTTTATTTCTCTTCTTGAGGAAAAAATAGGAAAGGTAATACTTCACTGGGATTTTGGGAAGCGCGAAATAACTAAAGGCGCCTTTGTTTCAGGTGATGCAGTGTCTACTTTGTCCGAGGCAATAGAAAAGGGTCTTGACGTTCTCGTGGTGGGTGAGCCAAGGCATTATGCTTATTCTGTAGCTAATGACGGGAAGATCAACGTAATTTTCCTTGGACACTATCAATCGGAAACCCTTGGGCTCAGAGCAATAGCTGAGCATTTGAAAGAAAAATTTTCGCTGGACTATGTATTTTTACCTGCACCAACAGGGTTGTAG
- the gdhA gene encoding NADP-specific glutamate dehydrogenase, which translates to MSQIDDVIAKIREKDKDQPEFIQAVTEVLSTLRPVEEKHPEFVKAKIFERIVEPDRIIQFRVVWEDDNHNIHVNRGFRVQFNNAIGPYKGGLRFHPSVNLGIIKFLGFEQIFKNALTTLPMGGGKGGSDFDPKGKSDAEVMRFCYAFMSELFRHIGPDTDVPAGDIGVGAREIGYMYGFYKKIMNEHTGVLTGKGLEYGGSLIRPEATGYGLTYFTLEMLATKGMDLKGKIVAISGSGNVAQHACERVTQFGGKVITLSDSDGTIVDMEGIDADKLAFVKELKNVKRGRIREYAEKYPKAKYYDKKSVWDVIRDEGIKVDIALPCATQNEIYEDHAVALVKNGVIAVAEGANMPSTLEAIKVFQEHGILYGPAKAANAGGVATSGLEMTQNSIRLQWTREEVDAKLQEIMKRIHKSCLDAAEAYGRPGDYLTGANIAGFIKVAKAMLAYGAL; encoded by the coding sequence ATGTCCCAAATAGATGATGTCATAGCAAAAATTAGGGAGAAGGATAAAGATCAGCCTGAATTTATACAGGCTGTGACAGAAGTGCTCTCTACTCTGAGACCAGTGGAAGAGAAGCACCCTGAATTTGTAAAAGCGAAGATATTCGAAAGAATCGTTGAACCTGATAGAATAATTCAGTTCCGTGTAGTATGGGAAGATGACAACCACAATATCCATGTAAATAGAGGTTTCAGAGTACAGTTCAACAATGCTATTGGTCCATACAAGGGCGGCTTGAGGTTTCATCCCTCAGTTAACCTCGGTATAATCAAATTCCTTGGCTTTGAGCAGATTTTCAAAAACGCTCTTACCACTCTGCCAATGGGTGGTGGAAAGGGTGGTTCCGACTTCGATCCCAAGGGCAAATCTGACGCTGAAGTAATGAGATTCTGCTATGCCTTTATGAGCGAGCTTTTCAGACACATTGGACCTGATACAGACGTTCCAGCTGGTGACATCGGTGTGGGTGCAAGAGAGATTGGATACATGTACGGGTTCTACAAAAAGATTATGAACGAGCATACCGGTGTTTTAACGGGTAAAGGGCTTGAATATGGTGGAAGCTTAATCAGGCCTGAAGCTACAGGTTACGGCTTAACCTACTTCACCTTAGAAATGCTTGCAACTAAAGGTATGGATCTCAAAGGAAAGATCGTAGCCATTAGCGGTTCTGGTAATGTTGCCCAGCATGCCTGTGAAAGAGTAACCCAATTCGGTGGAAAAGTAATTACCCTATCAGACTCCGACGGTACAATTGTGGACATGGAAGGAATTGACGCCGACAAACTTGCCTTTGTAAAGGAGCTCAAGAATGTGAAAAGAGGAAGAATTAGAGAATACGCTGAAAAATATCCAAAAGCCAAGTACTACGATAAGAAGTCTGTGTGGGATGTTATAAGAGATGAAGGCATTAAGGTTGACATTGCTCTTCCATGTGCAACTCAAAATGAAATTTATGAAGATCATGCAGTTGCCCTCGTAAAGAATGGTGTGATTGCAGTTGCTGAAGGTGCTAACATGCCCTCTACTCTTGAGGCAATTAAGGTTTTCCAGGAGCATGGAATCCTCTATGGTCCAGCAAAAGCTGCCAATGCAGGCGGCGTGGCTACATCGGGTCTCGAAATGACTCAGAACAGCATAAGGCTTCAGTGGACGAGGGAAGAAGTTGACGCTAAGCTTCAAGAAATCATGAAGAGAATCCACAAGAGCTGCCTTGATGCCGCTGAAGCCTACGGCAGGCCAGGTGATTATCTGACTGGTGCCAACATCGCCGGATTTATCAAAGTTGCCAAGGCCATGCTTGCTTATGGCGCTCTGTGA